The Nitrospirota bacterium genome contains the following window.
CGGGAAAATATCGCTTTGGCTTCCGGATAGGTTTCCGCAATTTTCTTACCCATTCCGACATATTGGGAGCCTTGTCCAGGGAAGACATATGCGATCAACATGATCTCCTGAGACCGGCCGACTTAAATGACCCTCTGCCGTATACTGGATTCACGGGATCCACTGCGTCGTGGCACCCCATGCCCCGGTCGACTTGATTCTGCGGTTTTGCGACCTTCTTCAGGTTTCTCCACTGCGGAAAACCCCAGGAGGCAGGGGGCACGATTTGACCGGATTCTCGTTTTAAATTTAATGAAATCGAGTAGATATTGATCATTTTCATTTCCAAAGTCAAGCCTAATCCGGCTACCATTTTATGACCGATGCACCCCAGGTCAATCCGGCTCCGAAAGCGATTAATAGCAGAAAATCCCCTTCTTGGATCCGATTGGACCGAACCGCTTCATCCAGGGCAATCGGTATCGATGCCGCCGAAGTATTGCCGATCCGGTCTATATTAACCACAACTCTTTCCTCCGGAAGTTTCAACCTGTCTGCAAGGGCTCTGATGATCCGGATATTGGCCTGATGAGGAATCATCAGGGCAATATTTTCAATTGAGAGATGGAGATCGTTTAGCGCTTCCCAGGCGACCTCTTCAAGATTTCGCACAGCAATCTTAAACGTTTCACTCCCCTTCATTTTTAAAAAGTTTTGGCGCTCTGCCAGAACTGTTTCGGTAAAAGGGAGTCTCGATCCTCCCCCTGGAACATAAAGAAGATCCCAATACTGACCGTCGGAATGAAGATGGGTGGAAAGGATTCCTCTCTTCGAATCTATTGCTTTCAGGACGACCGCCCCGGCTCCATCGCCAAAAATGATGCAGGTGCTCCTGTCTTTCCAGTCGAGCACTCTGGATATCACTTCCGACCCAATCACCAACGCATAACGATACCGACCTGACTTCAGGTATTGATCCGCAACGGAAAGGGCGTAAATGAAACCTGAACAGGCGGCCGAAAGATCAAAGGCAAACGCCTTGCGTGCGCCAATCACGGACTGTACCATACAGGCCGTGGAAGGAAAGGCCATGTCGGGCGACAAGGTCGCAACCAAAATCAGGTCAATCTCTTCGGGTCCAATGCCGGCCGCCTGCAATGCCTTCTTTGCCGCCTCCACCGCCAGATCAGAAGCGGCCTCTTTATCGTCCGCAATTCGTCTCTCTCTAATCCCGGTTCGTTCCCTAATCCACTCATCGGAAGTATCGATGATCCGTTCAAGATCAGCGTTCGTCATCACCTTTTGAGGAAGGTACGATCCCGTACCCACAATCTGGGAATATTTTTGATTCATTTTGGTCCGGATTCAAGCGTTAGGGTAGATTCAATTTCCCGCTGGATATAGGCGTTGACCTCCTGTTTAACAAGATGGTAGGCACGGCCCAGGGCATTTTTAATCGCTTTGGGCGTTGACCGACCATGGCAAATCATACAGATCCCGTTGACCCCGAGCAGGGGTGCTCCTCCGTATTCGGAATAATCGACCCGTTTTTTAAATCGGGAAAAACTTGACTTCAACAGCGGATATCCGAGCTTTCCTAGTATAGAAGATCTGTTGATTTCTGCCCGGAGGAGTTTAAACATGGCTTCCGAAAGTCCTTCGCTGGTCTTCAGAACGACATTCCCCACAAAACCGTCACAAACCACGACGTCAGTGTCACCTTTAAAGATATCTTTTCCTTCAATATTTCCACGGAAATCGGAAAGATGGGTTTTTAAAAGTTTAAAAGTCTCCTTCGTCAAATCGTTTCCCTTGGTATCTTCCTCCCCATTGCTCAAGAGCCCGATCTTTGGTTTTTGAATAGCGAAGACCCGTTTTGAGTAAACATGTCCCATCACGGCAAACTGGAAAAGATGCTTCGGCTTACAATCCACATTGGCCCCGACATCGATAATGATCATGGGCTCTTTTAAGGTCGGAAAAATTGCCGCAATGGCGGGACGATCTATCCCTTTTAAAGGCTTGAGAATGAAAATCGCGGCAGCCATGGATGCACCGGTGTTTCCAGCGCTGACAACCGCGGATGCTTTTCCCTGTTCTACCAGTTCTGTCGCCTTCCAGATGGAAGAGTTTCTTTTTTTTCGGATCACCATAGAAGGAGCGTCTTCCATGGTCACAATCTGCTCGGCATGAAGAATCGAAATGGGAAGATTTTCAACTGAATGCTTTTTTAATTCTGCCGAAATTCTCGTCTCGTCCCCTACCAGGACGAGTTCAATTCCCCATTCCCTGCATGCGGAAACTCCTCCTTCAATTTCGGCCGAGGGTGAAAAATCGCCACCCATCGCATCCAGCGCAATTTTTATCCCACCCATTGAATCTTTAGACTTCCTTGATGGCAATCATTTCCTTGCCCTTATAGGTGCCGCAATTAAGACAAATATTATGGGGAAGCTTGGGCTCAAGACATTGGGGGCAGACGCTCAAATTAGGCCGGCTTAGTTTCTTGTTTGCTCTCCGTTTATCTCTTCTCGCTTTAGATATCTTATGTTTTGGATTCGGCATGTTATTCTCCTTTATCGCCTTTCATTTTCTGATTGAATAGATTTTTCATCATATTAAACTTTTCCTCAACCTCTTTGGGACAGTCGCAGATCGTCAGATTTAGATTTTTCTTGCACACCGGACAGAGTCCCTTGCACTCAGGCGTACAGAGAGGTCTCATGGGAAGCGCCAGAAGAACCTGTTCTCTGATCATTTCATCCAGAGAGAGAGAGGAACCCTCATACCAATTCTCATTAAAAGGGTCTATCCCTTCTTCGTCACCGCTTTCAGGTTCCGAAAGTTCAGATTTTCCCGTTTTGGGATGTCTGTTTCCTTTTTTCTCATCCCGGGTCTTATGAAAAACGGGTCGCTGGGGAGATTTCGGGACAAAAAGTTGATCAAATTCAAAGGAGAGGGGGAGAAAAAAAAAGCTTGAACATCGGCCGCACTCAAGATGCGGTTCCGCCTCAATGATTCCTTTTACGATGATCGTTTTCCCAGTCTTGTAGAGAAAACCCCGTATTCGAACCTCTCCTTTTAGTTCAAGCTCGGGAGAAAGTTGAAGCGCGAGAGGATCCTCCTGATAATCGATCTCCTTTCCTTCATCAGGTATTGATAAAACATCTATTTTCATGAACTTATACCTGCTTCAGGAATACAAACGGTGGATTATATCGATCAGGAATGGAGAAAGTCAAGCGATAAGTAGTGCAAGATTCAAGCCTAATGGTGATGCCCGTGACCCTGAGCGTGAGGAGCATGGTGACCGGCCGGTGCGACCAGGACAAAGAGTGTCAGAGGACCTGTTCCGTTATTTTTAACCCCGTGGTCCACGCCTCCTTCTGCCAGGATGACCATATCTTTTGACAATATCTTTTCTTCACTCCCGACTTTGAAAGTCCCTGTCCCTTCAATCACAAGATATATCTTGTCCTGATCGTCATGACTATGAACTTTCTGCTCCTGGCCCGGTTCAAAACAGTAAAGGTCGCAGTTCAGGCGGGAAGTTTCAAACACCTTGTTTTTTTTCATTTTTTCAGCTGAGAATGAGGCCGCTTCTTTGAGATTTTTAAATGGCATTTTGGGTCATCCTGTTCAACAAGAGGGTGGTTCCGTTAAGTTTTTAATTTTTTATTTAACCGCTGCTCGACACTCTTTATTTTTCCTTCGAGCCTCCCTGTTTTTCCCTTTCGGAAGTCGACTTTAATGATTGTTGAAATCCGGTTACATTCCTTGGACATCTCCTGATAACACTTTTTAACTACGCCAAATACTTCATCCCATTCTCCTTCGAGCACCGTTCCCATCGGATTTAAGCGGTAATCCACGCCACTCTCATCGATTATTTTAAGTGAACGAGAAACATATTCTCCAACGCTTTCCCCTTTATCAAGTGGAGACATACTAAACTCCAAAAGAACCATTTTCCTTTGCCCCGTATGAAATCAGTTAAAATCCCCCGGTATCATACCACTAAAAAAAAGGGGGTGCAATTGGTAATAAGAAAGGTTTTTAGATTGACATGGGATCTCTTTTTGATAATAATAAAAACGTATTTTTCGGAAAATCATCTTATTTTACAGGGAGATTTGAATGGAATTGAAAACAAGACGAAGCGGATACCTTATGATTTTATTGTTCACAGGGATCTTGTCGGTGCTGTCGGCCTGCAATAAAAATGATACGCCGGTCGGTTCTACTCCGCCTCCGGCAA
Protein-coding sequences here:
- the rpmF gene encoding 50S ribosomal protein L32, which gives rise to MPNPKHKISKARRDKRRANKKLSRPNLSVCPQCLEPKLPHNICLNCGTYKGKEMIAIKEV
- a CDS encoding DUF177 domain-containing protein, translating into MKIDVLSIPDEGKEIDYQEDPLALQLSPELELKGEVRIRGFLYKTGKTIIVKGIIEAEPHLECGRCSSFFFLPLSFEFDQLFVPKSPQRPVFHKTRDEKKGNRHPKTGKSELSEPESGDEEGIDPFNENWYEGSSLSLDEMIREQVLLALPMRPLCTPECKGLCPVCKKNLNLTICDCPKEVEEKFNMMKNLFNQKMKGDKGE
- the plsX gene encoding phosphate acyltransferase PlsX, yielding MKIALDAMGGDFSPSAEIEGGVSACREWGIELVLVGDETRISAELKKHSVENLPISILHAEQIVTMEDAPSMVIRKKRNSSIWKATELVEQGKASAVVSAGNTGASMAAAIFILKPLKGIDRPAIAAIFPTLKEPMIIIDVGANVDCKPKHLFQFAVMGHVYSKRVFAIQKPKIGLLSNGEEDTKGNDLTKETFKLLKTHLSDFRGNIEGKDIFKGDTDVVVCDGFVGNVVLKTSEGLSEAMFKLLRAEINRSSILGKLGYPLLKSSFSRFKKRVDYSEYGGAPLLGVNGICMICHGRSTPKAIKNALGRAYHLVKQEVNAYIQREIESTLTLESGPK
- a CDS encoding MTH1187 family thiamine-binding protein, coding for MVLLEFSMSPLDKGESVGEYVSRSLKIIDESGVDYRLNPMGTVLEGEWDEVFGVVKKCYQEMSKECNRISTIIKVDFRKGKTGRLEGKIKSVEQRLNKKLKT
- a CDS encoding ketoacyl-ACP synthase III, with the protein product MNQKYSQIVGTGSYLPQKVMTNADLERIIDTSDEWIRERTGIRERRIADDKEAASDLAVEAAKKALQAAGIGPEEIDLILVATLSPDMAFPSTACMVQSVIGARKAFAFDLSAACSGFIYALSVADQYLKSGRYRYALVIGSEVISRVLDWKDRSTCIIFGDGAGAVVLKAIDSKRGILSTHLHSDGQYWDLLYVPGGGSRLPFTETVLAERQNFLKMKGSETFKIAVRNLEEVAWEALNDLHLSIENIALMIPHQANIRIIRALADRLKLPEERVVVNIDRIGNTSAASIPIALDEAVRSNRIQEGDFLLLIAFGAGLTWGASVIKW
- a CDS encoding cupin domain-containing protein: MPFKNLKEAASFSAEKMKKNKVFETSRLNCDLYCFEPGQEQKVHSHDDQDKIYLVIEGTGTFKVGSEEKILSKDMVILAEGGVDHGVKNNGTGPLTLFVLVAPAGHHAPHAQGHGHHH